From the genome of Candidatus Hydrogenedentota bacterium:
TTGTGCTTGCGTTTGCCGCGCATGTACGCCACGATGGCCTGTCCGAGGCGTTCGTAAATCTCCTCGGTCACATCCGTGCCGGCAATGCCCCGGATATCGTATTCACGGAAAATCTGCGGGTTCAATTTCATAACGGCAACGCCTCCCCTGTATCTGGTAGTCTATCGGTTAAGAGGGTAGCAAGCCCGTGCTCCGCGCGCAACATCCGTGTTGATGTGCCGCGGCGCATCTCCCGAAGTCTCGCTGCCCCGCAATCCCCCGCAGCTCAGCTTATGAAACCCACCAACACCGTGCTACACTGTAATGCGCCGAGAGAGGAAACGGTTTATGACGGCAAGCACTCCGGCACGAGATGTCTCGGCGGGATGGTATGGCTCAGGAGTTTTTTCAAACGCGCTGAAGGGCGGTACGGCCCGGAAATCGCGAGAAGGTCAATACGCCAACACGAGTTGGAGTCGCTCAGGAGGACACGACGTGAGCATGCGGGCGCCCGTCTATTCAAGATTTGCCGACACCCAGTTGATATTGAGGGATGAACTCGCCATAGACCGAACGCTGCTCGCAAACGAGCGCACCCTTCTCGCATATCTTCGCTCAGGGGTAGCCCTGTTTATCGCAGGCATCACCATGGTCCACTTCTCTGAGCAGGGATGGTTCATGCTCATCGGGGCGGCCTGCATGCCCGCTGGAATCATCTGCGGGATCATCGGCATCATTCGATTTTTCAAGATGAACAGTTCCATCCTCCTGATTCGAGATACAATGCCCATCACCGGCGCCCCTACGGGCGAATCCCAATCGTCAGCAGCCAGCGGGCAGGAAAACGCGGCTCCCTAAGCCCCGTACTTCGCGCCACAAGTTCAGAAAATGCCGGACAACCGTGCAGACCTCCAGGCACATGCACTTGCCCCGCGACTAGCCACAAGGCATGGTCTCCGGGCTTTCTGGGCGACATCAATGTTCGCCGTCTTCGGTGGCCAGGATACGGCCATCTGGAAGGACCCGAATCTCCTGCTCCTTATCTTGAACCTCGAGCTCGATTTCGTAGTATGTTACGTGGACAGCTTCTGCTTCTTCGATCTCCGCGCCGGGGAAGTGTTCTTTCACAGCTGCCGCAACAGCGGCCGGCAACTTCGCCGCGGCTACTCGTTCCGAGGTCTCAAGAATCTGGCCGTCTTCCAACACCTCTGCCTCGCGGGGTGTCCCCTCAACCGTGTATTCGGCCTCATATACCACCACGCCGTCCTCGGTCTCCCGGGTCACTCTGTCAATCCGAATCGCGGGGATCGCCTTCGTGAACGCTTCCTGGACAGCCTTCGGCAAACGTCCCCACGAAATTGACGCCTCATCTTCCGCGTCTTTATCCTCGACTTCGGTTTCGGTCTCGAGGAGTTCTCCGTTCGCCGAGACCTGGATTTCGGTTTCTTTGCCGTTTACGACGATCTCTGCTTCGTAGACGACTCGCCCATCCTCGGTCTCTTTCTCAATTTCGACAATCTGCCCTTGCTCCGCGTGCTGTTGGATCATGGCGCGGGCGGCGGGAGGCAACTGATCCAGGGCGACTTCCTCCTCCGCGAGTGCCCCTGAGATCGCCACAACACCAGCAACAAGGGCGATGACCATGAGCGCACCACCTGTCAGATAACCTGTTTTCATAATCTTCTCTTTTCAATCAAGATCTCGTGTATGCTCCGGTGTGTGAATACCCGAACGTTCTGGGTGTAATTATACTCCGCTTCGCCTGTTCCTGCATGGCTGATGGGGCGTATCCTGAGCCGCATTTCACCGGGGCGCCAGGGGGAACGCTCTGAAGCTCGTTCAGGGCCGCCCCCGCAGATTGAAACACAAAGTGCGGTACCGGAGGGCGTTCTCACGAGAAAAGCGAACGGAGCCGGGCGAAG
Proteins encoded in this window:
- a CDS encoding DUF202 domain-containing protein; translated protein: MRAPVYSRFADTQLILRDELAIDRTLLANERTLLAYLRSGVALFIAGITMVHFSEQGWFMLIGAACMPAGIICGIIGIIRFFKMNSSILLIRDTMPITGAPTGESQSSAASGQENAAP
- a CDS encoding PepSY-like domain-containing protein, whose protein sequence is MKTGYLTGGALMVIALVAGVVAISGALAEEEVALDQLPPAARAMIQQHAEQGQIVEIEKETEDGRVVYEAEIVVNGKETEIQVSANGELLETETEVEDKDAEDEASISWGRLPKAVQEAFTKAIPAIRIDRVTRETEDGVVVYEAEYTVEGTPREAEVLEDGQILETSERVAAAKLPAAVAAAVKEHFPGAEIEEAEAVHVTYYEIELEVQDKEQEIRVLPDGRILATEDGEH